In Humulus lupulus chromosome 7, drHumLupu1.1, whole genome shotgun sequence, the following are encoded in one genomic region:
- the LOC133791633 gene encoding uncharacterized protein LOC133791633: MHLANFIELCQTFKMNGVSNDAIRLRLFPFSLKDRAKSWLVSLPPNSITTWNDLAQKFLSKLFFPAKAAKLREEINNFYQFEEREITKKVDGVHELDAISMLSAQVATLTKQYSSSSYADASHM; the protein is encoded by the exons ATGCATCTTGCTAACTTCATTGAGCTCTGCCAGACATTTAAAATGAATGGAGTTAGCAATGATGCCATCCGATTAAGGttatttccattttctttgaaggatcgagctaagagttggttggtaTCTTTGCCACCCAATTCGATCACTACCTGGAATGACCTTGCCCAGAAGTTTCTCTCCAAGCTTTTCTTTCCTGCAAAGGCAGCTAAGTTGAGAGAAGAGATCAATAATTTCTACCAGTTTGAGG AAAGGGAAATCACTAAGAAGGTGGATGGAGTGCATGAATTAGATGCCATCTCGATGTTGTCAGCTCAAGTGGCAACATTGACAAAACAGTATTCAAGCTCCAGTTATGCAGATGCAAGTCATATGTGA
- the LOC133791635 gene encoding uncharacterized protein LOC133791635: MKEILSKKRKMEDYETVALIEECSAILQRKLPQKLRDPRSFTIPYTIGNFECKHALCDLGASINLMPLSVFKRLGLGEAKPTLQLADQSLAHPRRIIKDVLVKVDKFISPADFIVLDMEEDINVPIILGRPFLATCRALIDVQKGELKLRVQKEEVTSNVFAETEVPTCCRVDVVESKGDKLKFTKKKSMVECGK, from the coding sequence ATGAAAGAGATTTTATCAAAGAAGAGAAAGATGGAGGACTACGAAACTGTGGCATTGATAGAAGAGTGCAGTGCTATTCTTCAAAGGAAGCTTCCACAGAAGTTGAGGGATCCTAGAAGTTTCACAATCCCATACACAATTGGTAACTTTGAGTGTAAGCACGCACTATGTGATTTGGGAGCGAGCATCAATCTCATGCCTCTATCAGTAttcaaaagacttggtttgggtgagGCAAAGCCAACACTACAATTAGCGGATCAATCATTGGCTCATCCGAGGAGGATCATAAAAGATGTGTTAGTAAAGGTCGATAAGTTCATATCTCCAGCAGATTTTATAGTTTTGGATATGGAGGAAGATATAAACGTGCCAATTATTCTTGGAAGGCCATTTTTAGCAACTTGTAGGGCCTTAATAGATGTGCAAAAAGGCGAGTTGAAGTTGCGGGTGCAAAAAGAAGAGGTAACATCTAATGTTTTTGCAGAAACGGaggttccaacttgttgtagagttgatgtggtggAAAGTAAGGGTGATAAGCTGAAATTTACTAAGAAGAAATCTATGGTTGAATGTGGAAAGTGA